A region from the Pseudomonadota bacterium genome encodes:
- a CDS encoding FAD-dependent oxidoreductase — MSTERFVVIGGNAAGMTAAVKARRLNKNLEIIVFEKSPHISYGTUGIPYFIGRLVDSIEKLKGQTVSEFKKNNDVDVKLFHEVKEIDLKKGKLLVQEKDNLKDRWESFDKLMISTGAVPIKPPVEGIDAKGIFGVNNLESGLALKDYIEKNKPKKAVVIGGGYIGLEMAENLLLLGMKVSLIERASEVMLTLDTDMGALVSDALIEAGVKLYRNESLTAFEINKGYVHSVVTDKRTFEADLVILGMGVKPNTLLVKDTGIKIGITGAIEVDTAMHTTADNVWAGGDCAESFHLISKKPVNIALGTVANRHGRVVGTNVAGGNAAFTGLVGTAVTKIGKVEVARTGLAEKEIQQIGMEYITSVTKSMTRADYYPNAGPISVKILAEKKSGKLLGAQIVGEAGSAKRIDILATALHAGLTVEEISDLDLSYAPPISPLWDPVVIAARIAMKKLSG, encoded by the coding sequence ATGAGCACAGAAAGATTTGTTGTCATCGGAGGCAATGCTGCCGGGATGACGGCAGCAGTAAAAGCCAGACGTTTAAATAAGAATCTTGAAATTATTGTGTTTGAAAAAAGTCCTCATATATCATACGGCACCTGAGGTATTCCATATTTTATCGGCAGGTTGGTCGATAGTATTGAAAAACTGAAAGGACAAACCGTATCAGAGTTTAAGAAAAATAATGACGTAGATGTGAAATTATTTCACGAAGTAAAAGAAATCGATCTCAAAAAGGGCAAATTACTAGTTCAGGAAAAAGATAATTTAAAAGACCGTTGGGAATCCTTTGATAAACTGATGATATCAACAGGTGCTGTTCCGATTAAACCTCCTGTTGAAGGAATAGATGCAAAAGGAATATTTGGGGTAAACAATCTTGAAAGCGGACTGGCTTTAAAAGATTATATTGAAAAAAATAAGCCTAAAAAAGCTGTAGTTATAGGTGGCGGCTACATCGGGCTTGAAATGGCTGAAAATCTGCTTTTGCTGGGAATGAAAGTCAGTCTCATAGAAAGAGCTTCTGAAGTTATGCTGACTTTAGATACTGACATGGGAGCACTTGTTTCAGATGCTTTGATTGAAGCAGGTGTTAAGCTTTATAGAAACGAAAGCCTTACGGCCTTTGAAATCAACAAAGGCTATGTTCACTCGGTAGTAACCGACAAAAGGACATTTGAGGCCGACCTTGTTATACTTGGTATGGGCGTAAAACCGAATACTTTACTTGTTAAAGATACGGGAATAAAAATTGGAATAACAGGAGCCATTGAGGTTGACACTGCAATGCATACAACGGCTGACAATGTTTGGGCCGGAGGTGATTGCGCCGAATCTTTTCATCTGATCAGCAAAAAGCCAGTAAATATTGCTTTAGGTACCGTGGCAAACAGGCATGGCCGGGTGGTTGGGACTAATGTGGCCGGAGGAAATGCTGCTTTTACCGGCCTGGTAGGTACTGCTGTTACAAAAATAGGTAAGGTCGAAGTTGCACGAACCGGTCTTGCCGAAAAAGAGATTCAGCAAATCGGGATGGAATATATTACATCTGTTACAAAAAGCATGACCCGCGCGGATTATTATCCGAATGCAGGTCCTATCTCGGTTAAAATACTTGCTGAAAAGAAAAGCGGTAAGCTTTTGGGTGCCCAGATAGTTGGAGAAGCCGGTTCCGCTAAACGTATTGATATACTTGCAACGGCACTGCACGCTGGTTTAACGGTTGAAGAAATATCCGATCTTGATTTAAGCTACGCTCCTCCAATTTCTCCCCTGTGGGATCCTGTAGTTATTGCCGCACGCATTGCAATGAAAAAGTTGAGTGGATAA
- the mtaB gene encoding tRNA (N(6)-L-threonylcarbamoyladenosine(37)-C(2))-methylthiotransferase MtaB, with protein MPKFVTTTLGCKVNQCESEYISKGLSLSGWSSAEDGAKPDVCIINTCTVTAKASMQSRQAIRKAIRLHPEAKIIVTGCYAQTEPDELNKIKGVHHIIGQKEKHKIISVANSFFSDTSPALFKENLIDNKGFMQLPALHSESRTRVFLKIQDGCEAFCSYCIVPYTRGKSRSMPIETVIESIKNIKKAGHREVVLSGIHIGKYGLDLSPKTSLLELLTLLDSLKIIDRIRISSIEPNELVSEIIKLSAKSDIICPHFHIPLQSGDNEILNKMRRPYTREFFKDLITKINDHMPNAAIGVDILAGFPGETDEAFENTYSLIQELPVTYLHVFPFSPRKNTVAENLPGKVSSDIVKARCASIRKLGNLKKASFYKKAIGTDLDVLIEEKRDPKTNLLKGLSSNYIPVLISGDDRLKNTIVKVNIKKAFGNYVEGSILST; from the coding sequence ATGCCTAAATTTGTCACCACCACTCTTGGTTGCAAAGTAAATCAATGTGAATCCGAATATATTTCAAAAGGCCTTTCCTTATCCGGTTGGTCATCGGCAGAAGATGGCGCTAAACCTGATGTATGCATAATAAATACCTGTACCGTAACCGCAAAAGCTTCCATGCAGTCAAGACAGGCCATAAGAAAGGCGATACGTTTACATCCTGAAGCAAAAATTATTGTAACCGGCTGTTATGCCCAAACAGAACCTGATGAGTTAAATAAAATAAAAGGCGTTCATCATATTATCGGACAAAAGGAAAAACATAAAATCATTTCTGTAGCAAACAGCTTTTTTTCCGATACCTCCCCTGCCCTGTTTAAAGAAAATCTGATTGACAATAAGGGATTTATGCAGCTTCCCGCTCTTCATTCCGAAAGCAGGACAAGGGTTTTTCTTAAAATACAGGATGGCTGTGAAGCTTTCTGCTCGTATTGTATAGTTCCTTATACACGAGGCAAAAGCCGCAGCATGCCTATAGAAACCGTGATTGAAAGTATAAAAAATATTAAAAAAGCAGGGCACCGTGAAGTAGTACTTTCAGGAATTCATATCGGAAAATACGGTCTTGATCTGTCTCCGAAAACTTCTTTGCTTGAATTGCTTACATTATTAGACTCTTTAAAAATAATTGATCGTATTCGCATAAGTTCGATAGAACCTAATGAACTTGTTTCTGAAATCATCAAGCTTTCCGCAAAATCTGACATTATCTGCCCCCATTTTCATATTCCGCTTCAAAGCGGAGATAATGAAATACTTAATAAAATGCGAAGGCCCTATACTCGTGAATTCTTTAAAGACCTTATAACAAAGATAAATGACCATATGCCGAATGCTGCAATAGGTGTAGATATTCTTGCAGGGTTTCCCGGTGAGACAGATGAAGCTTTTGAAAATACATATTCCCTTATTCAGGAACTGCCGGTAACTTATCTTCATGTTTTTCCTTTTTCACCTCGCAAAAATACTGTTGCAGAGAATCTGCCCGGAAAGGTTTCTTCAGATATTGTAAAGGCAAGATGCGCTAGTATACGAAAACTTGGCAATTTAAAAAAAGCAAGTTTTTATAAAAAAGCAATAGGGACAGATCTTGATGTATTAATAGAAGAAAAAAGAGACCCGAAAACCAACCTGCTTAAAGGACTGTCCTCAAATTACATACCCGTACTTATAAGCGGTGATGACCGTTTAAAAAATACGATAGTAAAAGTAAACATCAAAAAAGCTTTTGGAAATTATGTTGAAGGATCAATTTTGAGCACATAA
- a CDS encoding PEP-CTERM sorting domain-containing protein, producing the protein MKRLIMLFTVVAFLLFGTGFAFADVLDFEDLNSISFTNPYHGFNFTADSYAKPAIDDGNYRWDGTNGSYSINSKYFNPVVISTSTAFSLDSLFVNTDADHYTITILGYLEGSVVASTSQINDSIHSFKYFVDFSSVHDTTEWDNIDKIEIFSGAGGNNAHVCIDDITYNSGSSSAVPAPATMLLLGSGIFSLAGLKRRFNK; encoded by the coding sequence ATGAAAAGATTAATTATGTTGTTTACTGTCGTTGCTTTTTTATTATTTGGCACCGGGTTTGCTTTTGCGGATGTTTTGGATTTTGAAGATTTGAACAGCATCTCTTTTACCAATCCATACCATGGTTTTAATTTTACGGCCGATTCTTATGCGAAACCGGCCATTGATGACGGAAACTATAGGTGGGATGGCACCAATGGCAGTTATTCCATTAATTCAAAATATTTCAATCCTGTTGTAATATCAACTTCAACCGCATTTTCCTTGGACAGCTTATTTGTTAACACGGATGCCGATCATTACACAATTACTATTTTAGGTTACTTGGAAGGTTCTGTAGTTGCGAGTACATCTCAAATCAATGATAGCATTCATAGTTTTAAATACTTTGTTGACTTTTCGTCGGTTCATGACACGACCGAATGGGATAATATTGACAAAATAGAGATTTTTTCGGGGGCCGGTGGTAATAACGCTCACGTATGTATTGATGATATTACTTATAATTCTGGAAGTAGTAGTGCTGTTCCCGCACCGGCTACCATGCTTCTTCTTGGATCAGGCATATTCTCTTTGGCCGGGCTCAAACGACGATTTAATAAATAA
- a CDS encoding ZIP family metal transporter — protein sequence MGYFFQQFDPVTQAFIATLFTWGVTAAGASIVLFTKAVNQKLMDSMLGFAAGVMIAASFWSLLAPGIVMAEQLGHTPWLTAVIGFMGGGIFMRLTDKFLPHLHPGLSIDKKEGVKTSWQRSTLLVLAITLHNIPEGLAVGVAFGAAAANLPSATIGGAIALAIGIGIQNFPEGTAVSVPLRREGMTKGKSFFMGQASGIVEPISGVIGAIFVLKMQNILPYALCFAAGAMIFVVVEELIPESQRNYANIDLVTMATMAGFSVMMILDVALG from the coding sequence ATGGGCTATTTCTTCCAACAATTCGATCCTGTTACACAGGCATTTATTGCCACACTTTTTACTTGGGGTGTCACTGCTGCCGGGGCTTCAATTGTATTATTTACAAAAGCTGTAAACCAAAAGCTTATGGACTCAATGCTTGGCTTTGCTGCAGGCGTTATGATTGCCGCAAGCTTCTGGTCTCTTCTCGCACCAGGCATAGTAATGGCGGAACAGTTGGGGCACACTCCATGGTTGACGGCAGTCATCGGATTTATGGGTGGCGGAATTTTTATGAGACTGACCGATAAATTTCTGCCTCATCTTCATCCTGGCCTCAGTATTGACAAAAAAGAAGGGGTAAAAACCTCATGGCAACGAAGCACACTTCTGGTACTTGCCATAACTCTCCACAATATACCTGAGGGCTTAGCAGTAGGTGTTGCATTTGGAGCTGCTGCAGCTAATCTTCCTTCCGCCACAATCGGGGGAGCAATTGCTTTGGCAATCGGGATTGGAATTCAAAACTTTCCAGAAGGGACCGCTGTATCAGTGCCATTAAGAAGAGAAGGGATGACTAAGGGCAAAAGTTTTTTCATGGGACAAGCTTCTGGCATAGTGGAACCGATTTCCGGAGTAATCGGAGCAATATTTGTTCTGAAAATGCAAAACATTCTTCCATACGCACTCTGCTTTGCAGCAGGAGCCATGATTTTTGTAGTAGTGGAAGAACTGATTCCGGAATCTCAAAGAAACTATGCAAACATAGATCTGGTAACAATGGCAACAATGGCCGGTTTTTCAGTAATGATGATTCTTGATGTGGCTTTGGGGTAA
- a CDS encoding alpha/beta hydrolase: MKDVSKTVGFEKSNYCKLIARYSASLVGCLIFILLSFGALRAEAQWPHVVSSRDGTSISYEMYGAGEPVLVFVHGWSCDARYWLEQLSYFSKKYRVVVLDLAGHGQSGFTRSQYSMKAFGEDVCAVAETTGSSRIILIGHSMGGPVIAEAARLMPNRVIGLIGIDTFENIEYPMTPKELEQMIAPLEKDFSAGCREFVKNMISPQTDPVLRDWILSDMSAAPPAVALNAMKEMMSQFITGEAAKIFDEIRIPVVTVNADLWPVNYEANRRHMFSFDAIVLKEADHFLMMGRVKDFNNALDKAIDMILQKKVD, translated from the coding sequence GCTTGATATTTATTTTATTATCTTTTGGGGCTTTAAGAGCTGAAGCGCAATGGCCTCATGTTGTTTCTTCCAGGGATGGTACTTCTATTTCTTATGAGATGTATGGCGCTGGCGAACCGGTTCTTGTGTTCGTTCATGGTTGGAGTTGCGATGCCCGCTACTGGCTTGAACAGCTGTCATATTTTTCTAAAAAATATCGTGTTGTAGTGCTTGATCTTGCCGGTCATGGTCAATCAGGTTTTACGCGTTCACAGTATAGCATGAAGGCTTTCGGAGAAGATGTTTGTGCGGTTGCAGAGACAACCGGCAGTAGTAGAATTATTCTGATAGGGCATTCTATGGGCGGTCCGGTTATTGCTGAAGCTGCCAGGCTAATGCCGAACCGTGTTATTGGATTAATTGGCATAGATACTTTTGAAAACATAGAATATCCGATGACCCCAAAAGAGCTTGAGCAGATGATAGCGCCTCTGGAAAAAGATTTTTCAGCAGGATGCCGGGAATTTGTTAAGAATATGATTTCTCCTCAAACTGATCCTGTGCTTCGTGATTGGATTCTTTCGGATATGTCAGCTGCTCCACCTGCGGTTGCCTTAAATGCTATGAAGGAGATGATGTCACAATTTATTACAGGGGAAGCGGCTAAAATATTTGATGAGATTCGTATACCTGTTGTTACTGTGAATGCGGATTTATGGCCCGTAAATTATGAAGCAAACCGGAGGCATATGTTTTCATTCGATGCAATTGTTTTAAAAGAAGCGGATCATTTTTTAATGATGGGTCGTGTAAAAGATTTTAACAATGCGTTGGATAAAGCAATAGATATGATTTTGCAAAAAAAGGTTGATTGA
- a CDS encoding 4Fe-4S binding protein: MYSRILILRFPETEVQKPLVCSLVKNYDLMFNILNATILPKKEGIMVLELFGSRKNFNEGVKYLKDQGVKVQNASQEIKRDNEKCTHCGACTAVCPTGALSIQRPEMIIVYDQSKCSVCELCVPACPPRAMKMRPVDNNFF; encoded by the coding sequence GTGTATTCGAGAATACTGATTCTCAGATTTCCTGAAACTGAAGTGCAAAAACCATTAGTGTGTTCTCTTGTTAAAAATTATGATCTTATGTTTAATATCTTAAATGCAACTATTCTTCCGAAAAAAGAAGGAATCATGGTTCTTGAGCTTTTCGGTTCAAGAAAAAATTTTAATGAGGGAGTCAAATACTTAAAAGACCAGGGAGTAAAAGTACAAAACGCTTCCCAGGAAATAAAACGGGATAATGAAAAATGCACCCATTGCGGAGCATGCACCGCAGTATGCCCCACCGGTGCCCTTTCTATTCAGCGCCCTGAAATGATCATAGTGTATGATCAGAGCAAATGCAGTGTTTGTGAGCTCTGCGTCCCGGCCTGCCCACCACGCGCAATGAAAATGCGCCCTGTAGATAATAATTTTTTTTGA
- the mnmA gene encoding tRNA 2-thiouridine(34) synthase MnmA, with protein sequence MQKKAAIALSGGVDSLFAAYLLKEQGYDVTGIHFTTGYEYSDNSDTSKNITYHRKIEDLGKQIGIKIEFIDCSKEFKKNVINYFTQTYKAGKTPNPCLVCNPLIKFKTVLKFAQKLGCTSLATGHYAGKILGKDGLFHLLKGKDTRKDQSYFLSFLSQEQLSCALFPLYEFTKKEVIRLSEEKGLHPVVQKESQDICFIKDNDYGSFLVKETGFEPQCGIIVDSSGKTIGSHKGIHLFTIGQRRGINCPAPNPYYVLGIDTDSNRVVVGSKNDLLKTHCKIANINWIAKSFSSSVKVHTRIRYRNKAVPSTLFPEADNCATIEFETSQSAVTPGQGAVFYIGDEVIGGGFIENA encoded by the coding sequence ATGCAAAAAAAAGCTGCTATTGCCTTAAGCGGCGGAGTTGATTCGCTTTTTGCAGCATATCTTCTGAAAGAACAAGGATATGATGTTACAGGAATACATTTTACAACCGGTTATGAATATAGCGACAATTCTGATACAAGTAAAAACATAACTTATCATCGTAAAATAGAAGATCTTGGAAAACAGATCGGCATCAAAATTGAATTCATTGACTGTAGCAAAGAATTTAAAAAAAATGTTATAAACTATTTTACACAGACTTATAAAGCCGGAAAAACTCCCAACCCATGCCTGGTATGCAACCCGTTAATTAAATTTAAAACGGTTCTTAAGTTTGCCCAAAAACTCGGATGCACATCTCTTGCTACAGGACACTATGCCGGTAAAATTTTAGGAAAAGACGGCCTGTTTCATCTTTTAAAAGGAAAAGATACAAGAAAAGATCAGTCTTATTTTCTTTCTTTTCTTAGTCAAGAACAGCTTTCATGCGCATTGTTTCCTTTATATGAATTTACCAAAAAAGAAGTAATCAGACTATCGGAAGAAAAAGGATTACACCCTGTTGTCCAAAAAGAAAGCCAGGACATATGCTTTATCAAAGACAATGACTACGGGAGTTTTCTTGTAAAAGAGACAGGGTTTGAACCCCAGTGCGGGATAATTGTTGATTCAAGCGGAAAAACAATAGGAAGCCATAAGGGAATTCATCTGTTTACTATAGGACAAAGGCGTGGGATTAACTGCCCTGCTCCAAATCCTTATTATGTTCTTGGCATAGATACCGATTCCAACCGTGTAGTAGTCGGATCAAAAAATGATCTTTTAAAAACCCATTGTAAAATAGCAAACATAAACTGGATAGCAAAATCATTTTCATCTTCGGTTAAAGTTCATACACGAATAAGATACCGTAATAAAGCGGTTCCATCCACACTTTTTCCGGAAGCGGATAATTGTGCAACTATAGAATTTGAAACTTCACAATCTGCGGTAACTCCCGGACAAGGCGCAGTTTTTTATATCGGGGATGAAGTTATAGGCGGAGGTTTTATCGAAAATGCCTAA
- a CDS encoding bifunctional GNAT family N-acetyltransferase/carbon-nitrogen hydrolase family protein, protein MNEIDQAEYKLILRGLTRHDYPHIKRIMDKVYSGMGGAWQEDEYNALIDNFPEGQICIEDKGAVVAAALSILVNAEEFESRHSYEDVVSGGKMTGHDPDGNAVYGVDIFVDPDYRGLRIGRRLYDARKELCEKLNLKCIIFGGRIPGYGEHSDAMSPSEYIQKVKANEIYDPVLSFQLSNDFHIKKIIKNYIPEDTQSQAYGVLMEWNNIYYEKKQKLFGGRKSYPRIGVVQWQMRPFNDLDEFLQQAEFFVDAVAGYNSDLVLFPELMNAPLLTNFNQENPAEAMRSLAEYTDDIRAAFVNMAITYNINIVAGSVPQLKNEFLYNVSFLCRRDGTWEAQYKLHITPDEEKYWGLKGGDEVRIFDTDIGKIGILICYDVEFPELARYLADKGMTFLFVPYLTDTQNAYLRVRRCAQARAIENECYVAISGSVGNLPKVENMDIQYSQSAVFTPSDFAFPHDAIAAEATPNTEMTLMVDLDLDLLKELRQQGSVRNLENRRKDLYKVVWLK, encoded by the coding sequence ATGAATGAAATTGATCAAGCTGAGTATAAATTAATATTGCGCGGGTTAACCCGCCACGATTACCCTCACATCAAACGAATAATGGATAAAGTATATTCAGGAATGGGTGGTGCCTGGCAGGAGGATGAATACAACGCATTAATCGATAATTTTCCTGAAGGGCAAATTTGTATCGAAGATAAAGGTGCTGTTGTAGCTGCTGCTCTTTCTATTCTTGTAAATGCGGAAGAGTTTGAGAGCCGGCACAGCTATGAGGATGTTGTTAGCGGTGGCAAAATGACAGGCCACGATCCTGATGGAAACGCAGTGTATGGTGTCGACATTTTTGTTGACCCGGATTACCGTGGTTTGCGCATCGGAAGGCGTTTATATGATGCCCGTAAGGAATTATGCGAAAAATTGAATTTGAAATGCATTATTTTTGGCGGACGAATCCCCGGTTATGGTGAACACTCGGATGCTATGTCTCCTTCCGAATATATTCAAAAAGTCAAGGCCAATGAAATCTATGACCCTGTATTGTCATTTCAGCTTTCAAACGATTTTCACATAAAAAAGATAATAAAAAATTATATACCTGAAGATACCCAGTCCCAGGCATATGGGGTATTGATGGAATGGAACAATATCTATTATGAAAAAAAGCAAAAATTATTCGGCGGACGAAAATCCTATCCGCGCATAGGGGTTGTCCAATGGCAGATGCGCCCTTTTAATGATTTGGATGAGTTTTTGCAGCAAGCTGAATTTTTTGTGGATGCGGTTGCAGGCTATAATTCGGATCTTGTTTTGTTTCCGGAGCTTATGAACGCGCCACTGTTAACAAATTTCAATCAGGAAAATCCGGCTGAAGCCATGCGATCCCTTGCGGAATATACCGATGATATTCGGGCGGCATTTGTCAATATGGCTATTACTTACAACATCAACATAGTCGCAGGCAGTGTTCCTCAACTAAAAAATGAGTTTTTGTACAATGTATCCTTTTTATGCCGTAGAGACGGTACGTGGGAGGCGCAGTACAAGTTGCATATTACGCCGGACGAAGAAAAATATTGGGGATTGAAGGGGGGCGATGAAGTCCGGATATTTGATACCGATATAGGCAAAATCGGCATTCTCATCTGCTATGATGTCGAGTTCCCCGAGTTGGCGCGGTATCTGGCGGATAAGGGCATGACATTTTTATTCGTTCCGTACCTTACAGATACCCAAAATGCATATCTCAGGGTTCGGCGATGTGCTCAGGCCCGTGCCATTGAAAATGAATGTTATGTGGCGATATCAGGAAGTGTTGGTAATCTGCCGAAAGTTGAAAACATGGACATTCAATATTCTCAGTCGGCTGTATTCACACCATCGGATTTTGCTTTTCCGCACGATGCTATTGCAGCAGAAGCGACACCCAACACCGAAATGACTCTTATGGTTGATTTGGATCTTGATTTACTCAAAGAATTACGGCAGCAGGGGAGTGTGCGAAATCTTGAAAATCGGCGCAAAGACCTTTACAAGGTGGTGTGGCTCAAATAG